The genomic stretch AACCCAGATGGAAGTGGCAAAAGAAATATGTATATCTCAAGCGCAGGTTTCCAGACTGGAAAAATCAGCACTGAAAAATATGAAAAATTATCTGAGTCAATAAATTAAGTTATGCACCTTAACAAGAGTATTGTTAGGGTGTATTTTTTATGCATCCCCATCATTTATTAATGGAACCTTTTTTCATTTGATATTGATTTTTGTGGAAACCTCTAGTAAGCTAATAGAGCATTTTACTGAGGAGGAAAAAGGAGAGTATGAAGAATAAAATATTTCAAGGCTTTGTACATATTTTAAGGATATCGCTGGTATTGTCTTTCGTTCTAATATTATCAGGCTGTGCAGTTGAGGTAAGCAAGAATGATTCCAACAATGATTTAAAGGTTATGTACCTGGATGTGGGACAGGGTGATGCCATACTGATACAGTCACAGGGAGAAGCTATGCTTATTGACGCCGGTGAGAAGGAGCAGGGAAGCACAGTAACCGGTTATCTGGAGCAGGAAAATATAAAATCTCTAAAATATATTATCTGTACACATCCTCATAGTGACCATATCGGCGGGATGGCAGAGGTTATAAAAGAGTTTAGTGCAGACGTAATATTTCTTGGTAATCAAAAGTATGATACAGAAACCTACAATAATTTAATCCATCTGGTGGACAAAAGGAAAATAACCAAGGTCTATCCCAAAGCAGGTGACTCCTATCACCTTGGTGGCTCTTTGTTTGAGTTTCTAACACCTTTCGGAAAGGATTATGGTGAAAATATCAATAATTACTCTTTGGTAATTAAACTGACCAATGGTAAGAATTCTTTTCTGTTTACCGGTGACATGGAAGAAGAAGCAGAGGAGGATCTGTTATCGAAAGGCCGCGATCTGGAGACAGATGTTTTAAAAGTCGGACATCATGGCTCTTTAACCAGCAGCAGTCTTGCATTCCTTAGAGCGGTAGATCCTGTTTATGCTGTAATTTCTGTTGGGAAAGATAATTCCTATGGTCATCCTTCCGGTATTACACTGGCCAATCTCGAGGATGAGGATGTGCAGGTGTATCGAACGGACATAATGGGTACCGTTGTAATAAATAGTGATGGTGAAAATCTTTCAGTTAAGACAGAAGGTACTAACCCAAAGCAAACCACTGAATCATCGTTTGAAGAGAGCATTGACAATTTAACAGGCAATCTGGAAAATTCATCTGATAAGAAATCTGAGAAATACGTATATGTAACGAATAAAGGAACGAAATATCATAAAAAAGGCTGCCAGTACATAAAGGATAACGGTAAAGCTATATTAATGGAAGAAGCAAAAGCGGAGGGTTATGAAGCCTGCAGTATCTGCAAGCCTTAAGAAGCCTCTAAATATAAGCTGATTTTATCAGTACTTTTTCGGCATCAATATCAACAAGAATAACATCGGTACCAATCTGCTTGATACAGTTATAATTTATTACATATTCCTGGTCTCTTCCTAAGAAACCCCAGATTTTACAGGGACCCGGTACGATAATATGCGTGATAATGCCGGTATTGACATCGAATTCCAAGTCGCAGACAAATCCCAGTCTTTCTCCGTCTCTGCAGTTGATTACTTCTTTCTGTTTTAAATCACACAGTCTCATAGGGCCTCCTTTTTCAATAGTCAGTACATTTAGGTGGAATAGTTATAGCGGGTTACAGACAGGCATCAGAAAAACTATCTATCTTAATATATGAAAAAAGTAGCATTAAAATATCTTGACCGATTGAATATCTTTCAATATAATCAACTTAAAGATGTTAGAGGGAAGGATAAGGTACAAATTATGAGATGTCCATTTTGCGGAGATGAGAATACAAGAGTTATTGACTCAAGACCGGCAGACGATGGAAGTTCCATTCGAAGAAGACGTCAATGTGATGAATGCTCAAAGCGTTTTACTACTTACGAAAAAGTAGAGACTATTCCTTTGGTAGTCATAAAGAAGGACAATAATCGTGAGCCTTATGACAGGTCGAAAATTGAAGCAGGTGTTTTTCGTTCCTGCCATAAAAGACCCATTTCTGTTGACCAGATGAAAGCACTGGTAGATGAAGTGGAGAATACCATATTTAATATGGAAGAAAAAGAAATTAAGAGCTCTGTTATCGGTGAAATTCTTATGGACAAGCTTAAGGACCTTGATGCAGTGGCTTATGTCAGATTTGCTTCCGTTTATCGTGAATTTAAGGATGTAAATACTTTTGTGGATGAACTTAAGAAGATATTAGATGCGAAACAAGGGTAAACTCCATCGAATGCACAGATTCTGATAAAGGAAGCGTATAACAGCAGATAGCGCCTGTAATATACTCATATGCTATCTGCTGTTTTTAATGTGAGGTAATGATTGCCAGAATTCTGCTTTTTTGCTATAATCATCATGGATGATGCTTCTGCCCCCGGAGAGAAAGGGAAAGGAGCAATATGTTTAGTAAAGTATACAGCGGAACGGTTTTGGGTATTGATAGCAGAAGAATTACCGTAGAAGCTGATATCAGTGATGGACTGCCGGTTTTCGACCTTGTAGGATATCTTGGTTCCGAGGTCAGAGAAGCCAGGGAAAGGGTTCGCATTTCATTAAAAAATTCAGGTTACCGTTTGCCGGCGAAACGAATAACCATTAATCTGTCACCGGCTGATATGCGCAAGGAGGGGACGGCATTTGACCTGCCCATTGCCATATCCGTTCTTGCAGCCCTTGGACTGCTTCTGGAAGAAAGTCTTAAAGATACCCTGTTTATAGGTGAACTAAGTTTGAATGGTGAAGTAAAAAAGGTAAACGGAGTCCTGCCGATAGTGTATATGGCATACGAGCAGGGTTTTAAAAGATGTATTGTACCCTCCTGTAATGTAAGAGAAGGTGCGGTAGTTAAGGGAATTGAAGTATATGGTGTGGATTCCTTGACGCAGGTTGCAGAATTCCTAAGCGGAAACCTGCATCTTGCTCCGTGTTGCTTACAGGCAGAGGATTTAAAACCTAGCAGGGAAGATACGCAAATTGACTTTTCTGATATCGTTGGACAGGAGCTGGCAAAAAGGGCAATTGAAATTGCTGCCTGTGGTATGCACAATATTCTTTTAATCGGACCACCTGGTTCCGGTAAGACAATGCTTGCCAGAAGAATTCCCTCCATTCTTCCTGAACTTTCCTTCGAAGAAAGTCTTGAAATTTCTAAAATATATAGTGTCTCAGGATTATTAGATAATAATCAGTCTTTGATTCTTAACCGCCCTTTTCGTTCTCCTCATCATACAATTACCACCACTGCATTAACCGGAGGAGGAAGATTCCCGATGCCAGGAGAGATAAGTCTGGCTCATATGGGGGTTCTGTTTTTAGATGAATTCCCTGAATTTAACCGAAAGACCATCGAAATTCTCAGACAGCCCCTGGAGGAAAATGAAATAACAATTACTCGACTAAACGGTACCTTTCGTTATCCGGCTAATCTCATGCTTTGTACAGCTATGAATCCGTGCAATTGCGGTTATTACCCTGACAGGAATAAATGCCATTGCTCCTTGTCACAGGTAAGAAATTATCTGGGCAAAATAAGCCGCCCGCTTTTGGACCGAATCGATATTAGCATAGAAGTACCCCAGTCAGATTATAAGGATTTGAATAAGAAGGGAGGAAGAGAAACCTCTGCTGCGATTAGGGAGAGAGTTATGAAAGGGAGACTGGCCCAGACGGAGCGGTACAAAAAGGATCGGATTCATTTTAATTCCCAGCTTACCACCAGAATGCTGCAGGAATACTGCGCATTGGGTAAGAAGGAAGAAAAATTGATGGAGGAAGCTTATGCCAGATTAAACCTTAGTGCCAGAACCTATCACAGGGTATTAAAGGTAGCCAGGACTATTGCGGATCTGGATGGAAGTGAAAGCATACAAGAAAAGCATTTAAGTGAAGCTATTTGTTATCGCAGCATGGATAAGAAGTATTGGGATTAAAGCTAATGGCAGACTCACTAAGAAAATGTCTTTTAGGAAATCATTTCAGGAGGTCAAATGACAAAAAAAGAATGCTGGTTCTGGTTATGCGGTATAGAAATGAGCATAAAAAAGAAGAATTTAATATTATCTTATTTTTCTTCCATTGAAGAGATATTTGAGGTAGACTTCGAGGAATTTAAGAAGATACCGGAATTAAATGAAAAAGATCTGGAACGTATCAGTGGAACCAGACAGAGGAGCAAGGTGCAGGAAAGCTATGCTAAACTAAAAGAGAAAGGCATATATTTTGTATCAATAGAGGACGAAGTGTACCCTGGAAAATTAAGAAATATCTATGAGGCACCACTGGGGTTATTCTATAAAGGAAAGCTTCCGGAGGAAGGTAAAGTCCACATTGCAGTCGTCGGTGCAAGAAACTGCTCGGATTACGGAAGGGAAACAGCCGTATCTTTTTCAAAAGCTTTCGCAAGAGCGGGAATTGGAACCATCAGCGGACTTGCAGCAGGCATTGATGGTGCTGCCCATTGGGGGAGTTTGGCGGCAGAAGGAACGACTTATGCAGTACTAGGGTGCGGAGCCGATATTTGTTATCCCAAAGAAAATTTTAACATTTATCTGAATACTGCTGCCAAGGGAGGAATTATC from Anaerocolumna sp. AGMB13020 encodes the following:
- a CDS encoding YifB family Mg chelatase-like AAA ATPase is translated as MFSKVYSGTVLGIDSRRITVEADISDGLPVFDLVGYLGSEVREARERVRISLKNSGYRLPAKRITINLSPADMRKEGTAFDLPIAISVLAALGLLLEESLKDTLFIGELSLNGEVKKVNGVLPIVYMAYEQGFKRCIVPSCNVREGAVVKGIEVYGVDSLTQVAEFLSGNLHLAPCCLQAEDLKPSREDTQIDFSDIVGQELAKRAIEIAACGMHNILLIGPPGSGKTMLARRIPSILPELSFEESLEISKIYSVSGLLDNNQSLILNRPFRSPHHTITTTALTGGGRFPMPGEISLAHMGVLFLDEFPEFNRKTIEILRQPLEENEITITRLNGTFRYPANLMLCTAMNPCNCGYYPDRNKCHCSLSQVRNYLGKISRPLLDRIDISIEVPQSDYKDLNKKGGRETSAAIRERVMKGRLAQTERYKKDRIHFNSQLTTRMLQEYCALGKKEEKLMEEAYARLNLSARTYHRVLKVARTIADLDGSESIQEKHLSEAICYRSMDKKYWD
- the dprA gene encoding DNA-processing protein DprA, yielding MTKKECWFWLCGIEMSIKKKNLILSYFSSIEEIFEVDFEEFKKIPELNEKDLERISGTRQRSKVQESYAKLKEKGIYFVSIEDEVYPGKLRNIYEAPLGLFYKGKLPEEGKVHIAVVGARNCSDYGRETAVSFSKAFARAGIGTISGLAAGIDGAAHWGSLAAEGTTYAVLGCGADICYPKENFNIYLNTAAKGGIISEYVQGTGPRAYHFPMRNRIISGLADGILVVEARDKSGSLITVDYGLEQGRNIYAVPGRPGDILSNGCNNLLKMGAKLCTEPEDILEDYMDFCKNIPKLMKKNDKLLEDREKIVYACLSRIPKHLNEIAEETDMAIGELAQILFQLEWKNFIKQTRANYYITDI
- a CDS encoding YlmC/YmxH family sporulation protein, with product MRLCDLKQKEVINCRDGERLGFVCDLEFDVNTGIITHIIVPGPCKIWGFLGRDQEYVINYNCIKQIGTDVILVDIDAEKVLIKSAYI
- a CDS encoding ComEC/Rec2 family competence protein, producing MKNKIFQGFVHILRISLVLSFVLILSGCAVEVSKNDSNNDLKVMYLDVGQGDAILIQSQGEAMLIDAGEKEQGSTVTGYLEQENIKSLKYIICTHPHSDHIGGMAEVIKEFSADVIFLGNQKYDTETYNNLIHLVDKRKITKVYPKAGDSYHLGGSLFEFLTPFGKDYGENINNYSLVIKLTNGKNSFLFTGDMEEEAEEDLLSKGRDLETDVLKVGHHGSLTSSSLAFLRAVDPVYAVISVGKDNSYGHPSGITLANLEDEDVQVYRTDIMGTVVINSDGENLSVKTEGTNPKQTTESSFEESIDNLTGNLENSSDKKSEKYVYVTNKGTKYHKKGCQYIKDNGKAILMEEAKAEGYEACSICKP
- the nrdR gene encoding transcriptional regulator NrdR encodes the protein MRCPFCGDENTRVIDSRPADDGSSIRRRRQCDECSKRFTTYEKVETIPLVVIKKDNNREPYDRSKIEAGVFRSCHKRPISVDQMKALVDEVENTIFNMEEKEIKSSVIGEILMDKLKDLDAVAYVRFASVYREFKDVNTFVDELKKILDAKQG